A genome region from Nycticebus coucang isolate mNycCou1 chromosome 22, mNycCou1.pri, whole genome shotgun sequence includes the following:
- the PDIK1L gene encoding serine/threonine-protein kinase PDIK1L: MVSSQPKYDLIREVGRGSYGVVYEAVIRKTSARVAVKKIRCHAPENVELALREFWALSSIKSQHPNVIHLEECILQKDGMVQKMSHGSNSSLYLQLVETSLKGEIAFDPRSAYYLWFVMDFCDGGDMNEYLLSRKPNRKTNTSFMLQLSSALAFLHKNQIIHRDLKPDNILISQSRLDTSDLEPTLKVADFGLSKVCSASGQNPEEPVSVNKCFLSTACGTDFYMAPEVWEGHYTAKADIFALGIIIWAMLERITFIDTETKKELLGSYVKQGTEIVPVGEALLENPKMELLIPVKKKSMNGRMKQLIKEMLAANPQDRPDAFELELRLVQIAFKDNSWET, encoded by the exons ATGGTGAGTAGCCAGCCAAAGTACGATCTAATACGGGAGGTAGGCCGAGGTAGTTACGGTGTTGTGTATGAAGCAGTCATCAGAAAGACCTCTGCACGGGTGGCAGTGAAGAAAATTCGATGCCATGCACCTGAAAATGTTGAACTAGCCCTTCGTGAGTTCTGGGCACTAAGCAGTATCAAGAGCCAACACCCAAATGTGATTCACTTGGAGGAATGCATCCTACAAAAAGATGGGATGGTGCAAAAGATGTCCCACGGCTCTAATTCTTCCCTTTATTTACAG cTTGTGGAGACTTCATTAAAAGGGGAAATTGCCTTTGATCCCAGAAGCGCCTATTACTTATGGTTTGTGATGGATTTTTGTGACGGAGGAGATATGAATGAATATCTGTTGTCCAGAAAGCCCAATCGTAAAACTAACACCAGCTTTATGCTTCAACTGAGCAGTGCCCTGGCTTTCTTGCATAAAAACCAGATCATCCACCGAGATCTTAAGCCTGACAACATCCTGATTTCTCAAAGCAGGTTGGATACCAGTGACTTGGAACCCACACTGAAAGTGGCTGATTTTGGTCTAAGTAAAGTTTGTTCAGCCTCTGGACAGAACCCTGAAGAACCTGTCAGTGTAAACAAGTGTTTCCTTTCCACAGCATGTGGAACAGATTTCTACATGGCTCCTGAAGTGTGGGAAGGTCATTATACAGCAAAAGCTGACATCTTTGCTCTTGGGATTATCATCTGGGCAATGCTGGAAAGGATCACATTCATAGACACTGAGACAAAGAAGGAACTCCTGGGGAGTTATGTAAAACAAGGAACTGAGATCGTGCCTGTTGGGGAAGCTCTTCTGGAAAATCCCAAAATGGAACTTCTTATTCCTGTGAAGAAAAAGTCTATGAATGGCCGAATGAAACAACTGATTAAGGAAATGCTGGCTGCCAACCCTCAGGATCGTCCAGATGCTTTTGAACTAGAACTCAGATTAGTACAAATTGCATTTAAAGATAACAGTTGGGAAACATGA